A stretch of the Malus sylvestris chromosome 10, drMalSylv7.2, whole genome shotgun sequence genome encodes the following:
- the LOC126584996 gene encoding thaumatin-like protein 1 isoform X1, translated as MDPFFTSFPSLTVILLLLLAMASTGKAPKTFTFVNRCDYTVWPGILANANSPSLDSTGFELPKQTARTFQAPTGWSGRFWARTGCSFDGSGSGSCTTGDCGSGQVECNGAGASPPATLAEFTLGTGGQDFYDVSLVDGYNLPVFVEGTGGSGQCASTGCSSDLNRMCPTELRVGDGDACKSACEAFGTPEYCCSGAYATPNTCSPSVYSQMFKAACPKSYSYAYDDATSTFTCTGADYTVTFCPSSPSQKSSRDSTTPMTATPSQGAATAGSDPGFTYSDSGAGSGGAVSGSGTGVDTGTGAGSGTGAGEAMLADGSWLAGLAMGDSPKTVPLPTLHSTLTTPAILCIVLSYLYL; from the exons ATGGATCCCTTCTTTACATCCTTCCCTTCTCTCACCGTCATCCTTCTTCTCTTACTAGCCATGGCTTCCACAGGTAAAGCTCCAAA GACATTCACATTCGTCAACAGATGCGACTACACAGTGTGGCCCGGCATTCTCGCTAACGCCAACAGTCCTAGTCTCGACTCCACCGGATTCGAGCTTCCCAAACAAACCGCCCGCACTTTCCAAGCCCCAACCGGCTGGTCCGGTCGTTTCTGGGCCCGAACCGGCTGCAGTTTCGACGGATCCGGTTCCGGGTCCTGCACCACCGGCGACTGTGGCTCTGGCCAAGTCGAATGCAACGGCGCCGGAGCCTCCCCGCCTGCGACGCTTGCCGAGTTTACTCTCGGCACCGGGGGACAGGACTTTTATGACGTTAGCCTCGTAGACGGGTACAACTTGCCCGTTTTCGTCGAGGGGACCGGCGGGTCGGGTCAGTGCGCCTCGACCGGGTGCTCCTCGGATCTGAACAGGATGTGCCCGACTGAGTTGAGAGTTGGAGACGGCGACGCTTGTAAGAGCGCGTGCGAGGCGTTTGGGACTCCCGAGTACTGTTGCAGCGGCGCGTATGCTACACCCAACACTTGTAGCCCGTCGGTTTACTCGCAGATGTTTAAGGCGGCGTGCCCCAAGTCGTATAGCTACGCCTACGACGATGCTACGAGTACGTTTACGTGCACCGGTGCTGATTATACGGTGACGTTTTGCCCCTCTTCCCCAag TCAGAAATCTTCTAGAGATTCAACCACACCAATGACAGCAACACCATCACAAGGGGCTGCTACTGCCGGGTCGGATCCCGGGTTCACTTATTCAGATTCAGGTGCCGGCTCAGGCGGTGCAGTGTCCGGTTCTGGTACAGGTGTGGATACGGGTACTGGGGCAGGTTCCGGCACCGGGGCTGGCGAAGCAATGCTGGCTGACGGGTCATGGCTAGCTGGTTTGGCCATGGGAGACTCACCTAAGACAGTGCCTCTCCCCACTCTACACTCAACACTCACTACCCCAGCAATTTTATGTATCGTCTTGTCCTATCTTTACTTGTAG
- the LOC126584996 gene encoding thaumatin-like protein 1 isoform X2 has product MDPFFTSFPSLTVILLLLLAMASTGVATTFTFVNRCDYTVWPGILANANSPSLDSTGFELPKQTARTFQAPTGWSGRFWARTGCSFDGSGSGSCTTGDCGSGQVECNGAGASPPATLAEFTLGTGGQDFYDVSLVDGYNLPVFVEGTGGSGQCASTGCSSDLNRMCPTELRVGDGDACKSACEAFGTPEYCCSGAYATPNTCSPSVYSQMFKAACPKSYSYAYDDATSTFTCTGADYTVTFCPSSPSQKSSRDSTTPMTATPSQGAATAGSDPGFTYSDSGAGSGGAVSGSGTGVDTGTGAGSGTGAGEAMLADGSWLAGLAMGDSPKTVPLPTLHSTLTTPAILCIVLSYLYL; this is encoded by the exons ATGGATCCCTTCTTTACATCCTTCCCTTCTCTCACCGTCATCCTTCTTCTCTTACTAGCCATGGCTTCCACAG GTGTAGCGACGACATTCACATTCGTCAACAGATGCGACTACACAGTGTGGCCCGGCATTCTCGCTAACGCCAACAGTCCTAGTCTCGACTCCACCGGATTCGAGCTTCCCAAACAAACCGCCCGCACTTTCCAAGCCCCAACCGGCTGGTCCGGTCGTTTCTGGGCCCGAACCGGCTGCAGTTTCGACGGATCCGGTTCCGGGTCCTGCACCACCGGCGACTGTGGCTCTGGCCAAGTCGAATGCAACGGCGCCGGAGCCTCCCCGCCTGCGACGCTTGCCGAGTTTACTCTCGGCACCGGGGGACAGGACTTTTATGACGTTAGCCTCGTAGACGGGTACAACTTGCCCGTTTTCGTCGAGGGGACCGGCGGGTCGGGTCAGTGCGCCTCGACCGGGTGCTCCTCGGATCTGAACAGGATGTGCCCGACTGAGTTGAGAGTTGGAGACGGCGACGCTTGTAAGAGCGCGTGCGAGGCGTTTGGGACTCCCGAGTACTGTTGCAGCGGCGCGTATGCTACACCCAACACTTGTAGCCCGTCGGTTTACTCGCAGATGTTTAAGGCGGCGTGCCCCAAGTCGTATAGCTACGCCTACGACGATGCTACGAGTACGTTTACGTGCACCGGTGCTGATTATACGGTGACGTTTTGCCCCTCTTCCCCAag TCAGAAATCTTCTAGAGATTCAACCACACCAATGACAGCAACACCATCACAAGGGGCTGCTACTGCCGGGTCGGATCCCGGGTTCACTTATTCAGATTCAGGTGCCGGCTCAGGCGGTGCAGTGTCCGGTTCTGGTACAGGTGTGGATACGGGTACTGGGGCAGGTTCCGGCACCGGGGCTGGCGAAGCAATGCTGGCTGACGGGTCATGGCTAGCTGGTTTGGCCATGGGAGACTCACCTAAGACAGTGCCTCTCCCCACTCTACACTCAACACTCACTACCCCAGCAATTTTATGTATCGTCTTGTCCTATCTTTACTTGTAG